The following coding sequences are from one Treponema parvum window:
- a CDS encoding TetR/AcrR family transcriptional regulator encodes MPQVLKEEIYNRIFHAGIEVFYEKDFRSAKMQDIAEKADIPVGLIYTYFKNKKELFEKIAASVPVDFQRIIKEEEAAKGLPSERYENIAEGYLLELLKHHKVFVILMDKSCGTKYENAKEEMIASLGAHIKRELSKKTKRVYHNMLIHILASNFTESLLEVARHYETQEKAKELLRLVTQCYYEGVNSL; translated from the coding sequence ATGCCGCAAGTTCTAAAAGAAGAAATCTACAACCGCATTTTTCACGCCGGAATTGAAGTTTTCTACGAAAAAGACTTCCGCAGCGCAAAAATGCAGGACATTGCGGAAAAAGCGGACATCCCTGTGGGCCTTATTTACACTTATTTTAAAAATAAAAAAGAGTTGTTTGAAAAAATCGCCGCATCCGTTCCGGTCGATTTTCAGCGGATCATTAAGGAAGAAGAAGCGGCAAAGGGTTTGCCCTCCGAACGATATGAAAATATTGCCGAGGGCTATCTGCTGGAGCTGTTGAAACACCACAAGGTTTTTGTCATCTTGATGGATAAAAGCTGCGGGACAAAATACGAAAACGCAAAAGAGGAAATGATTGCCTCCCTCGGCGCCCATATCAAACGGGAGCTTTCCAAAAAAACGAAGCGTGTTTATCACAATATGCTCATTCATATTCTTGCGTCCAATTTTACCGAAAGCCTTTTGGAAGTTGCGCGCCATTACGAAACGCAGGAAAAAGCAAAAGAACTGCTGCGCCTCGTAACGCAATGCTATTATGAAGGGGTAAACTCGCTGTGA
- a CDS encoding sugar ABC transporter ATP-binding protein, with amino-acid sequence MESDFLFMRHINKRYAGVQALTDIDFSIRQGEIHCLAGTNGSGKSTLIKIICGVEQPDPNPETLIRIAGDDCHRLSRMDAIRYGIQVIYQDLSLFPNLSVQENISMSDMMSDSSRFVSWKKHREIALKAMEKIGISIPLDKKVAKLSMADQQLVAISRALTKDVKLLIMDEPTTALTKKEVDALLRVIRDLNGAGVATLFISHKLNELIQVADRVTVLRDGKKVGCFSCSELDAQNLERYMTGTNTSYVPYRFTGRKEGTPILECKKLCRKDNFKDIDLTVYPGEIIGLTGLLGSGRTELALSLFGLNPPSSGECRLCGERVDLRSVTEAMRQGVAYVPENRLVEGLVLEQSIEKNIVMTVLERNLTYLGLLDGLSIHKQVDRYVEELRIKIPGTSFAARTLSGGNQQRVVLAKWIATNPKLFILDNPTVGIDVAAKSGIHEIIKKLASEGMGVIIISDEIAEVLYNSNRVLVMNRGRIIGEFDSENATESDIQAFIDSHAVREVDA; translated from the coding sequence ATGGAAAGCGACTTTCTATTCATGCGGCATATCAACAAAAGATATGCAGGCGTGCAAGCGTTGACGGATATAGACTTCAGTATCAGACAAGGGGAGATACATTGTCTTGCAGGAACCAATGGGTCGGGAAAATCGACGCTGATCAAGATCATCTGTGGCGTCGAACAGCCTGATCCCAATCCGGAGACGTTGATTCGTATCGCAGGAGATGATTGTCATCGGCTTTCCCGTATGGATGCCATCCGTTACGGGATACAGGTAATATATCAGGATCTTTCGTTGTTTCCCAATCTCTCCGTCCAGGAGAATATCTCGATGAGTGACATGATGTCTGATTCGAGTAGGTTTGTTTCATGGAAAAAACATCGGGAAATCGCCTTGAAAGCAATGGAAAAGATCGGAATATCCATTCCATTGGATAAGAAAGTTGCAAAACTCTCTATGGCTGACCAGCAGCTTGTTGCAATCAGCAGGGCTTTGACCAAAGATGTCAAGTTGCTGATTATGGATGAGCCTACGACCGCGTTGACAAAAAAAGAAGTCGATGCCCTTCTTAGGGTGATTCGTGATTTGAATGGAGCGGGTGTAGCTACGTTGTTTATCAGCCATAAACTGAATGAACTCATCCAAGTCGCCGATCGCGTAACAGTTTTGCGAGATGGCAAAAAAGTTGGGTGTTTTTCCTGCTCAGAACTGGATGCACAGAACCTTGAACGATATATGACCGGAACCAATACGTCGTATGTTCCCTATCGGTTTACAGGACGGAAGGAGGGAACTCCTATCCTGGAATGTAAAAAATTATGTAGGAAAGACAATTTTAAGGATATCGATCTGACTGTATATCCCGGAGAGATTATCGGTCTAACCGGCTTGCTTGGATCCGGAAGAACGGAACTTGCTTTGTCTCTTTTCGGTTTGAATCCTCCATCGTCGGGAGAATGCAGACTCTGCGGGGAACGAGTCGACTTGCGTTCAGTGACCGAAGCCATGCGGCAAGGGGTGGCCTATGTGCCGGAAAATCGCCTCGTGGAAGGACTGGTTCTCGAACAATCTATAGAAAAAAATATTGTCATGACCGTTCTTGAGCGGAATCTCACTTACTTGGGGTTGCTTGATGGTCTTTCGATCCATAAGCAGGTGGATAGGTATGTCGAAGAACTCCGCATCAAGATTCCCGGTACGTCATTCGCCGCAAGAACCCTTTCAGGAGGAAACCAGCAGCGGGTGGTGCTGGCGAAATGGATTGCGACAAACCCCAAGCTGTTCATTCTGGACAATCCGACGGTAGGGATTGACGTCGCTGCGAAATCCGGCATCCACGAAATCATCAAGAAACTTGCTTCCGAGGGAATGGGTGTGATCATTATCAGCGATGAAATAGCGGAGGTACTATACAACTCCAATCGGGTGCTTGTCATGAACAGGGGAAGGATAATCGGTGAATTCGATTCCGAGAATGCAACGGAGAGCGATATTCAGGCGTTCATAGATTCCCATGCTGTCAGAGAGGTGGATGCATGA
- a CDS encoding ABC transporter ATP-binding protein — MIKEIWNTLTGKGKRSLLFSIVCFTVYALSGAAMMLLTLRAMEAIFTGNARLYRYWPLLTLCLFIKGGSNMIADMQKHFAGFDLVYEIRTKIIYRLKMFSLGFYTNERLGEIGTIIHRDVDNMEMIVAHVWTRMCADFIVSLLLLVFLFSVNAAMTLIMLGILPFALLFLSHALKKADMLEERTGNSLADMVSLFVEYVKGIPLLKAFSESKQFDERLAAATKDFGAHSKRASKNKAAVLSVYGFFIDFAFLLTASAGIVFVACKSLSIAEYLIFIVLSREFYKPFVAMEMHWANYLKAADSFRRIKKITEAPAVIEIVEPEKPDGFSVTFDKVGFAYEADGFALKDISFHTPEHTLTALVGESGSGKTTVTNLLLRFWDAATGTVKIGNTDIRNMSYDELLSSVSIVMQNTQLFADTIEGNIRLGKADATEAEVVAAARKARIHDFIMSLSDGYLTRIGENGAGLSGGQKQRISIARAFLKNSPILLLDEMTSNVDPVNEALIQEAISELAAHRTVLVIAHHLSTIRSADQILVFKNGEIIQAGTHDALLADTNGSYYRLWSQGINHHTGLMK, encoded by the coding sequence ATGATTAAAGAAATATGGAATACGCTTACCGGCAAGGGGAAGCGCTCACTTTTGTTCAGCATTGTATGTTTTACCGTGTATGCGCTGTCGGGGGCGGCGATGATGCTTTTAACGCTGCGTGCGATGGAAGCGATTTTTACGGGAAATGCAAGATTGTACCGCTATTGGCCGCTGCTTACGCTGTGTCTTTTCATTAAGGGAGGCAGCAATATGATTGCGGATATGCAAAAACATTTTGCGGGCTTTGATCTTGTGTACGAAATCAGGACGAAAATCATTTACCGCTTAAAAATGTTTTCGCTCGGTTTTTACACGAACGAACGGCTCGGAGAAATCGGTACGATTATCCATAGGGATGTAGACAATATGGAAATGATTGTCGCGCATGTATGGACACGGATGTGCGCCGATTTTATTGTGTCGTTGCTTTTGCTTGTCTTTCTTTTTTCCGTAAATGCGGCTATGACGCTGATTATGCTCGGCATTCTTCCGTTTGCGCTTTTGTTTCTTTCGCATGCATTAAAAAAAGCCGATATGCTTGAAGAAAGAACAGGCAACAGCCTTGCCGATATGGTGAGCCTCTTTGTAGAATATGTAAAGGGTATTCCGCTTTTAAAAGCCTTTTCCGAAAGCAAGCAATTCGATGAAAGACTTGCCGCGGCAACGAAGGACTTCGGCGCGCACAGCAAAAGGGCTTCAAAGAATAAAGCGGCTGTGTTGTCCGTATACGGCTTTTTTATCGATTTTGCTTTTTTGCTCACGGCTTCGGCGGGCATTGTCTTTGTTGCATGCAAATCGTTGTCGATAGCGGAATATTTGATTTTTATCGTTTTAAGCAGAGAATTTTATAAGCCTTTTGTCGCAATGGAAATGCACTGGGCGAATTACTTAAAAGCGGCGGACAGCTTTCGGCGTATCAAAAAAATCACGGAAGCGCCTGCGGTAATCGAAATTGTCGAGCCTGAAAAACCGGACGGATTTTCCGTTACCTTTGATAAGGTCGGCTTTGCATACGAAGCGGACGGCTTTGCACTGAAAGATATTTCTTTTCATACGCCGGAACATACGCTCACCGCGCTGGTAGGAGAATCCGGTTCGGGGAAAACAACGGTAACCAATCTGCTGCTTCGTTTTTGGGATGCAGCTACGGGTACCGTCAAAATCGGAAATACCGATATTCGCAATATGAGCTATGACGAACTGCTTTCTTCCGTCAGTATTGTGATGCAAAACACACAGCTTTTTGCGGACACTATCGAAGGAAATATCCGGCTCGGAAAGGCCGATGCAACGGAAGCGGAGGTTGTTGCGGCGGCAAGAAAAGCGCGCATTCACGATTTTATCATGTCGCTGAGTGACGGCTATCTGACGCGTATCGGAGAAAACGGCGCAGGTCTTTCGGGCGGACAAAAACAGCGAATTTCCATCGCACGCGCTTTTTTAAAGAACAGTCCCATTTTGCTCCTCGATGAAATGACGAGCAATGTCGATCCCGTCAACGAAGCGTTGATACAGGAAGCAATTTCCGAACTTGCCGCACACAGAACGGTGCTCGTTATTGCGCATCATTTAAGCACGATACGCTCCGCCGATCAGATATTGGTATTTAAAAACGGCGAGATCATACAAGCGGGTACACACGATGCGCTGCTTGCCGACACAAACGGCAGTTACTATCGGCTGTGGAGTCAAGGGATAAATCATCATACCGGTTTGATGAAATGA
- a CDS encoding DeoR/GlpR family DNA-binding transcription regulator, producing MTKEERIDRMRTYVKLHNSSTIQEIADYLGVSHMTVRRDLGTISSSDHMKVIHGGVLYKEDDIETHGSRYDLELAKITMREEKLRIARKAVSLIEQEDIIIIDAGSTGEFIASLLPEDVPLTVICYALNIATIVSTKKNCSLIVTGGYFHQSSKVLESVEGLALFKQNRANKTFITASGVNYELGVTCSNFFERTTKQTALQSASTRILVADSSKFGVVKSGHYADITDFDIIITDSNIKQEEVAPIRKLGNITLYCV from the coding sequence ATGACGAAAGAAGAAAGGATTGATCGGATGAGAACGTATGTCAAACTCCATAACTCGTCAACGATTCAAGAAATTGCCGACTATCTCGGAGTATCGCATATGACTGTCCGAAGGGATCTCGGCACGATTTCATCGTCAGACCATATGAAAGTCATCCACGGAGGAGTCCTCTATAAGGAAGATGATATCGAAACGCATGGCAGTCGCTATGATCTGGAACTCGCTAAAATCACCATGCGTGAAGAGAAACTGCGCATAGCACGAAAAGCCGTGTCATTGATAGAACAGGAAGACATCATCATAATAGATGCAGGATCTACGGGAGAATTCATTGCTTCACTGCTTCCCGAAGACGTTCCGCTTACCGTCATCTGTTACGCATTGAACATCGCCACGATCGTATCGACCAAAAAGAACTGCTCGCTCATTGTAACGGGAGGGTATTTTCATCAGAGCTCGAAAGTCCTTGAGAGCGTAGAGGGACTTGCGCTGTTCAAACAAAATCGCGCAAACAAGACATTCATCACCGCCAGCGGCGTAAACTATGAACTGGGAGTAACCTGTTCCAATTTTTTCGAGCGTACGACCAAACAGACTGCGCTTCAATCGGCAAGTACCAGGATACTTGTCGCCGATTCATCGAAATTCGGCGTAGTAAAATCCGGACATTATGCGGACATCACCGACTTCGACATCATCATCACCGACTCGAACATCAAGCAGGAAGAAGTCGCCCCTATCAGAAAGCTGGGCAACATCACGCTATATTGCGTCTAA
- a CDS encoding NAD(+) synthase, producing the protein MKYGFFRVCSASPDVTVAQCKANADCIIKCIHKAAERGARLVVFPELCITSYTCADLFWQKALLNSAMEELFRIIKKTEKDGCISVLGLPFAENGFLYNCAAVVSGGKLLALVPKTFIPGGGEFYEERYFSSALKNAGETSVFINLAEIAQNGTSGSDKKNESGKTCEIPFTTDIIFKISGNDDFAMAVEISEDLWALTPPSSRHALLGANVIANPSAKSKIIGGSEYKKLLVSSHSARIAGAYVYSEAGHGESTQDAVFGSDNIICENGTILSESKAFEKNDENGALIFADIDLERLSQERSKASAFLQCEEASKFLSKSNSYKTVWINLPTPSKSDLKLERNIDPHPFIPADKDERAARCREVTDIQAEGLAKRIRHTKAEHAVIGLSGGLDSTLALLVTCKSFDMCGIARNKIKALTMPCFGTTDRTYENACALAKQTGADLKTIDIKDSVLKHLNDIGHSEDEHDSTYENAQARERTQVLMDIANMTGGLVIGTGDLSELALGWATYNGDHMSMYNVNGSIPKTLVRHLVTWFAEEALKNNEKRTAEVLKDILDTPVSPELLPPENGNIAQKTEDLVGPYELHDFFIYYMLRFGFSPAKIFFLAKQAFYGVYADKLILKWLKFFYKRFFSQQFKRSCMPDGPKVGTVGLSPRGDLKMPSDANAQIWLDELEKLK; encoded by the coding sequence ATGAAATACGGATTTTTTCGCGTGTGCAGCGCAAGTCCAGATGTTACGGTGGCTCAATGTAAGGCTAACGCAGACTGTATTATAAAATGCATACACAAGGCCGCCGAAAGAGGCGCTCGACTTGTGGTCTTTCCGGAACTGTGTATCACATCTTACACATGCGCGGATCTTTTTTGGCAAAAGGCTTTACTTAATTCCGCGATGGAAGAACTTTTCCGTATAATAAAAAAAACGGAAAAAGACGGCTGCATTTCAGTGCTCGGTCTTCCCTTTGCAGAAAACGGATTTTTATACAACTGCGCGGCTGTCGTAAGCGGAGGAAAGCTTTTGGCTCTTGTTCCCAAAACATTCATACCCGGCGGCGGCGAATTTTATGAAGAGCGATATTTTTCTTCCGCCTTAAAAAATGCCGGCGAAACGTCGGTTTTTATAAATCTTGCAGAAATAGCGCAAAACGGAACTTCCGGATCGGATAAAAAAAACGAATCAGGTAAAACTTGTGAAATTCCTTTTACGACCGACATAATATTTAAAATTTCAGGGAACGACGACTTCGCTATGGCGGTGGAAATTTCCGAAGATCTCTGGGCTCTAACGCCGCCTTCTTCCCGTCACGCGCTTTTAGGAGCGAATGTAATCGCAAACCCTTCGGCAAAAAGCAAAATCATCGGCGGAAGCGAATACAAAAAACTCCTAGTGTCTTCCCATTCGGCACGAATCGCAGGCGCTTATGTGTATTCGGAAGCAGGACACGGAGAATCCACACAGGATGCGGTGTTCGGATCCGATAATATTATTTGCGAAAACGGCACAATATTATCCGAATCAAAAGCGTTTGAAAAAAACGATGAAAACGGCGCTCTGATCTTTGCGGACATAGATTTGGAAAGGCTTTCACAGGAAAGATCGAAGGCGTCGGCCTTCCTTCAGTGCGAAGAGGCGTCGAAATTTTTATCAAAAAGCAATTCATACAAGACCGTATGGATAAACCTGCCGACACCTTCAAAAAGCGACCTTAAACTTGAACGGAATATCGATCCTCATCCGTTTATTCCCGCGGACAAAGATGAAAGGGCGGCAAGATGTCGGGAAGTTACGGATATTCAAGCAGAGGGACTTGCAAAGCGAATCCGCCATACGAAAGCGGAACATGCCGTAATAGGACTTTCAGGCGGACTTGATTCTACCCTAGCCCTTCTTGTCACATGCAAATCGTTCGATATGTGCGGGATAGCCAGAAACAAAATAAAAGCTCTCACAATGCCGTGCTTCGGGACGACTGACAGAACTTACGAAAACGCCTGCGCTTTAGCAAAACAAACGGGAGCGGATCTAAAAACGATAGACATCAAAGACTCCGTCCTAAAGCATTTAAACGACATCGGCCACAGCGAAGACGAACACGATTCTACGTACGAAAACGCTCAAGCCCGCGAACGCACTCAGGTTCTCATGGATATTGCAAATATGACGGGAGGGCTTGTTATCGGAACGGGAGATCTGTCGGAACTCGCGTTGGGATGGGCAACCTACAACGGTGATCACATGTCCATGTACAACGTAAACGGTTCGATCCCGAAAACATTGGTACGTCACCTTGTAACATGGTTTGCCGAAGAAGCTCTAAAAAACAATGAAAAACGCACGGCGGAAGTGCTTAAAGATATTCTCGATACTCCAGTCAGCCCCGAACTTTTACCGCCTGAAAACGGAAATATCGCACAAAAAACCGAAGATCTTGTGGGTCCTTATGAGCTTCATGATTTTTTCATCTATTACATGCTGCGCTTCGGCTTTTCGCCCGCAAAAATCTTTTTTTTGGCAAAACAGGCGTTTTACGGAGTTTATGCCGATAAGCTTATTCTCAAATGGCTCAAGTTTTTTTACAAAAGATTTTTCAGCCAACAGTTTAAGCGCTCGTGTATGCCGGACGGCCCGAAAGTCGGAACCGTAGGGCTTTCACCGAGGGGCGACTTAAAAATGCCGAGCGACGCAAACGCACAGATATGGCTTGACGAGCTTGAAAAACTTAAATAA
- a CDS encoding class II aldolase/adducin family protein, producing the protein MEERLVKREYRRKIVDAGNEMVALHLTVGTWGNVSVRDTETGLIYIKPSGMPYAEIQEDDVVVMNSRMEIVWGHRKPSIEYHLHIAIMNARPDVNSVIHTHPIYSSVFGVTGQDIPGISEDFVQIVGDKIINCKYSLPGTLELAENVVEGLGDRNAVLIPNHGTVCVGADIPSALKVCHVVEKSAQIFIYAKLLGTPHLISEEDIRAMQYFVKNSYGQGK; encoded by the coding sequence ATGGAAGAAAGACTTGTAAAGAGGGAATATCGACGGAAGATCGTGGATGCCGGCAACGAGATGGTCGCACTACATCTGACAGTCGGTACTTGGGGGAATGTCAGTGTCAGAGATACTGAAACCGGTCTGATCTACATCAAGCCTAGCGGGATGCCGTATGCGGAAATCCAGGAAGATGACGTAGTTGTAATGAACAGCAGAATGGAAATCGTCTGGGGGCATCGAAAACCATCGATAGAATATCACTTGCATATTGCGATCATGAATGCTCGGCCGGATGTGAATTCGGTAATTCACACTCATCCGATATATTCAAGCGTTTTCGGTGTGACAGGGCAAGATATTCCGGGAATCAGCGAGGATTTTGTTCAAATCGTAGGAGATAAGATCATCAACTGCAAGTATTCGCTTCCGGGAACACTGGAACTGGCGGAGAATGTTGTCGAAGGTCTTGGAGACAGAAACGCCGTTCTGATTCCAAACCATGGTACTGTCTGCGTCGGAGCCGATATCCCGTCTGCGCTGAAAGTTTGCCATGTAGTAGAGAAATCCGCGCAGATTTTCATTTATGCGAAACTTTTGGGGACCCCTCATCTGATCAGTGAAGAAGATATTCGTGCGATGCAGTATTTCGTAAAAAACAGCTACGGACAGGGAAAATAG
- a CDS encoding autoinducer 2 ABC transporter substrate-binding protein, which produces MRKISWIGVFAILLLLIATPSVFASGQKDSADTYEVVTVVKITGIPWFNRLEEGVKAAKKDLGLNAYQIGPSDADPAQQVKMVEDLISKDVDAICITPNDARALEPVFNKAREHGILILTHESPDQAGKDVDIELIDNVAFARRTWDMLVEGMGTSGKYAIFVGGLTVPLHNLWADEGIKYAKAKYPGLKLVTERIPCGEDQELSKQKTLELLKTYPDLDGIVGFGSLGPPGAAQALKEKGLAGKVTVVGNVIPGHGAPYLKEGSMTKGILWDPKDAGYALNWVAKYMLDGGKISELKEIPGIGKVVIDGDVIKVDAIVDITKENVDSFGF; this is translated from the coding sequence ATGCGCAAAATCTCGTGGATTGGTGTTTTTGCAATCTTGCTGCTGCTTATCGCAACGCCGTCCGTATTCGCTAGTGGGCAAAAGGACTCTGCGGATACGTATGAAGTGGTGACGGTAGTCAAGATCACAGGAATTCCATGGTTCAACAGACTGGAGGAAGGCGTAAAAGCCGCCAAAAAAGATCTAGGCTTGAATGCCTATCAAATCGGGCCTTCCGATGCGGATCCTGCGCAGCAGGTGAAGATGGTCGAGGACCTGATCAGCAAGGACGTAGACGCAATCTGTATTACCCCGAATGATGCAAGGGCGCTCGAACCGGTATTCAACAAGGCTAGGGAACACGGCATTTTGATTCTCACCCACGAATCTCCCGACCAGGCCGGGAAGGATGTCGATATCGAACTGATAGATAACGTCGCCTTTGCTCGGCGAACTTGGGATATGCTGGTGGAAGGTATGGGAACTTCCGGAAAGTATGCGATATTTGTAGGAGGCTTGACCGTGCCTTTGCATAATCTCTGGGCGGATGAGGGAATCAAATATGCCAAGGCGAAGTATCCCGGTTTGAAATTAGTGACAGAAAGGATTCCTTGTGGGGAAGATCAGGAATTATCGAAGCAGAAGACCTTGGAATTGCTCAAGACCTACCCTGATCTCGACGGTATAGTCGGATTCGGGAGCCTCGGGCCTCCGGGAGCGGCTCAAGCATTGAAGGAAAAAGGCTTGGCAGGTAAGGTTACCGTCGTCGGTAACGTCATACCGGGACATGGCGCGCCGTATCTGAAGGAAGGGTCTATGACTAAAGGGATCTTGTGGGATCCGAAAGATGCGGGCTATGCTTTGAACTGGGTTGCGAAATACATGCTCGACGGTGGAAAGATCTCAGAACTTAAAGAGATCCCAGGCATCGGGAAGGTGGTGATCGACGGCGATGTGATCAAGGTCGACGCCATAGTGGATATCACGAAGGAAAACGTTGATAGTTTTGGATTCTAG
- a CDS encoding ABC transporter ATP-binding protein translates to MEQKKLVRQVKAKNRITNIALCFKIALDLIPQALIIHLIASAFSERLSLRLIAFDAGAMLACFVLKAACGYLAVWKAHEAAYNALTDLRMRIIEHLKKLHLGFFQERKTGDLTNIVEHDVEQVEVYLAHGLPEIMAALLLPALIFAVMLFIEWRLALLMIAGIPLMGFVQLVSAPQWKKNFKIFAQSTKEMQENLMEYVANISVIKAFGKEERKTEKTIRSAKDYVYWVKKSMMGISVPMGLIDLFMESGVVLVMIFGIWLSASGSLSAARFILCVILGAAFTSSVAKTATFQHYGVVFNQAMAGIGSILNVVPLEKKSASDAHAKFPAAEKKNPAASGSNTVSDASVPNGDIEINAVDFSYKGTQKTLKHICLTFKKGSKNALVGSSGCGKTTLANLLMGFWQPDSGSIRIGGTDMQSLSDKQVNSLFSIVQQETFLFNLSIEENIRIGKPGASKDEIIEAAKKARIHDFIMSLPKGYDTAAGEAGVKFSGGEKQRISIARMILKDAPIIILDEATAAVDAENEAAIQDAIETLSRDKTVITIAHHLNTIQNADQIIVMAAGAVIDSGTHRELMRRCALYQKMVSDQNKVDHWNIKEEVSL, encoded by the coding sequence TTGGAGCAAAAAAAACTTGTCCGTCAAGTAAAAGCAAAAAACAGGATTACCAATATTGCGCTCTGTTTTAAAATTGCGCTCGATCTTATTCCGCAGGCGCTGATTATTCATTTGATCGCTTCGGCGTTTTCGGAACGGCTTTCGCTTCGGCTTATTGCGTTCGATGCGGGTGCAATGCTGGCATGTTTTGTTTTAAAAGCTGCGTGCGGGTATCTTGCTGTATGGAAGGCGCACGAGGCCGCATACAATGCGCTGACGGATTTGCGGATGCGGATTATCGAGCACTTGAAAAAGCTACACTTGGGATTTTTTCAGGAGCGCAAAACCGGCGACCTTACAAATATCGTTGAACACGATGTAGAGCAGGTGGAGGTATATCTGGCGCACGGCTTACCGGAAATTATGGCGGCGCTGCTGCTGCCTGCACTGATTTTTGCCGTTATGCTTTTTATCGAATGGCGCCTTGCGCTTTTAATGATTGCGGGCATTCCTCTTATGGGATTTGTGCAACTCGTGTCCGCTCCGCAGTGGAAAAAAAACTTTAAAATTTTTGCGCAAAGCACAAAGGAAATGCAGGAAAACCTCATGGAATATGTTGCGAATATTTCTGTGATAAAGGCGTTCGGCAAAGAGGAGCGCAAAACCGAAAAAACAATCCGCTCGGCGAAAGACTATGTGTATTGGGTAAAAAAATCGATGATGGGGATAAGCGTACCGATGGGGTTGATAGATCTTTTTATGGAATCCGGCGTTGTCCTCGTCATGATTTTCGGAATATGGCTGTCGGCTTCAGGTTCACTGTCTGCTGCGCGTTTTATTCTCTGCGTTATTTTGGGGGCAGCCTTTACTTCTTCCGTTGCAAAAACGGCAACCTTCCAGCACTACGGCGTGGTATTTAATCAAGCAATGGCGGGGATCGGCTCTATCCTCAATGTCGTTCCTCTCGAAAAAAAATCCGCATCGGATGCGCACGCAAAGTTTCCGGCAGCAGAGAAAAAAAATCCGGCAGCATCCGGGTCGAATACCGTTTCCGACGCAAGTGTGCCAAACGGCGATATAGAAATAAATGCGGTGGATTTTTCATACAAGGGCACACAAAAAACTTTAAAGCACATCTGTCTGACGTTTAAAAAAGGAAGTAAAAATGCGCTGGTAGGTTCTTCGGGCTGCGGCAAAACGACGCTTGCAAATCTTTTGATGGGCTTTTGGCAGCCGGACAGCGGTAGTATTCGAATCGGCGGGACGGATATGCAAAGCCTTTCGGACAAACAGGTCAATTCGCTTTTTTCTATCGTGCAGCAAGAAACGTTTTTGTTCAATTTGAGCATAGAAGAAAATATCCGCATCGGAAAACCGGGCGCATCGAAAGATGAAATTATCGAAGCTGCAAAAAAAGCGCGCATTCACGATTTTATCATGTCACTGCCGAAAGGCTACGATACGGCTGCAGGGGAAGCGGGCGTAAAGTTTTCCGGCGGAGAAAAACAGCGCATTTCGATTGCCCGGATGATTTTGAAGGATGCACCGATCATCATTTTGGACGAAGCGACAGCTGCCGTTGATGCCGAAAATGAAGCGGCAATACAGGACGCGATTGAAACATTAAGCCGCGATAAAACCGTCATTACAATTGCACATCATTTGAATACGATTCAAAATGCGGATCAAATTATCGTAATGGCCGCGGGCGCGGTCATCGACAGCGGAACGCACAGAGAATTGATGCGGCGCTGCGCGCTCTATCAAAAAATGGTGAGCGATCAAAATAAGGTGGATCACTGGAATATAAAAGAAGAGGTGTCACTATGA